From Nilaparvata lugens isolate BPH chromosome 7, ASM1435652v1, whole genome shotgun sequence, one genomic window encodes:
- the LOC111048992 gene encoding tRNA N(3)-methylcytidine methyltransferase METTL6 isoform X2: MSTEAKPSFNNMKSDFSLDTCSNIKTQLSDKDLTQLEKQNSRMVSQFMADKIERESRKHWDLFYKRNETRFFKDRHWTTREFVELAECESSEKTVLFEVGCGVGNLMYPLLEDGLNLFVYACDLSPRAVDFVKSHDQYSEDKVKAFQADITGDDLTLNVPEASVHIVSLIFVLSAIHPDKHALVLKNLSTVIRPGGKIIFRDYGLYDMAQLRFKPGHKIADNFYMRQDCTRSYFFSTEYLTKLATDCGFEVKTNSYVYRRTVNKKEDIDVPRRFVQAVFVKPTS; encoded by the exons ATGAGTACC gAAGCAAAACCATCGTTCAACAATATGAAGTCAGACTTCAGCTTAGACACTTGTAGCAATATTAAAACTCAGCTGAGCGACAAGGATCTGACACAATTGGAAAAACAAAACTCACGGATGGTGTCACAGTTTATGGCCGACAAAATTGAACGTGAATCAAGGAAGCACTGGGACTTGTTTTATAAACGCAATGAGACCAGATTTTTCAAAGACCGCCACTGGACCACTAGGGAGTTTGTAGAATTAGCTGAGTGTGAAAGTAGTGAAAAAACTGTTCTATTTGAAGTGGGATGTGGTGTTGGTAACTTGATGTATCCTCTACTCGAGGACGGATTGAATTTGTTTGTGTATGCTTGTGATCTGTCACCTCGTGCTGTTGACTTTGTGAAAAGCCATGATCAATACTCTGAGGATAAGGTGAAAGCGTTCCAGGCTGACATAACTGGAGATGACCTAACCTTGAATGTGCCAGAAGCATCGGTGCACATTGTCAGTTTGATATTTGTTTTATCGGCCATACATCCTGATAAGCATGCGCTTGTTTTGAAGAATCTGTCCACTGTTATTCGTCCTGGAGGCAAGATTATATTCAGGGATTATGGCCTGTACGATATGGCGCAGTTGAGATTCAAACCCGGTCATAAAATTGCTGATAACTTCTACATGCGTCAGGATTGTACAAG GAGCTATTTCTTCTCAACCGAGTACTTAACAAAGTTGGCCACCGATTGTGGATTCGAGGTGAAGACAAATTCGTATGTGTACAGGCGAACAGTAAACAAAAAAGAAGACATTGATGTCCCCAGGAGATTCGTGCAGGCAGTATTTGTAAAACCAACCTCATAG
- the LOC111051611 gene encoding L-2-aminoadipate reductase large subunit-like isoform X3 translates to MECAFFRFGNLSGSTKVASCNPSDFTLYMIQGVIRTGAVPDIKWKIEMTPIDFVQEMFVELFLDLDNSMGKIYHFVNEDQLPCEELWKLMERRGYNLKSLPYNDWAKQVHANEDLKPLSHLLHSLVKNENYFTNLASFKKERLNCFIEKRKVTYPVADAELYSKYLDHLHQLGCIPVAANSPKASAEIDTDLSGKIVLVSEASSDIGAAIAEKLALCNAKVAMFDTNLEKLDNLKEKFEQAGATQVLAMKVDVTSTIEVRNAVKIIEKCWGPVEILVDNGNCMYYQVMKNCDVAKWCKMEDVNGKGSLNCLAAVVGGMAERKSGRIVNITSDAGKVVMEKFDFSSSVETLNPSDVANAVVSALKQPFSCSILK, encoded by the exons atggaaTGTGCATTTTTCAGATTTGGCAATCTATCAGGCAGTACTAAGGTAGCCAGTTGTAATCCGTCAGATTTCACTCTGTACATGATCCAGGGTGTCATCAGAACTGGGGCAGTGCCTGACATCAAATGGAAG attgaaatgacgCCAATTGATTTTGTACAAGAAATGTTTGTGGAGTTGTTTTTGGATCTGGATAACTCAATGGGAAAAATCTACCATTTTGTGAATGAGGACCAGCTTCCATGCGA GGAATTGTGGAAACTAATGGAGAGAAGGGGCTACAATTTGAAATCACTGCCTTACAACGACTGGGCCAAACAAGTGCATGCCAACGAAGACTTGAAACCTCTGTCACATCTACTTCATTCCCTGGTCAA GAATGAAAATTACttcaccaatttggcttcatTCAAAAAAGAGAGACTGAACTGTTTCATTGAAAAGAGAAAGGTGACATACCCGGTAGCCGATGCTGAGCTCTATAGCAAATACCTTGACCATCTCCACCAATTGGGATGCATTCCTGTGGCCGCTAATAGTCCCA AAGCTAGTGCAGAGATTGACACAGATCTGAGCGGTAAGATAGTTTTGGTGAGTGAAGCTTCCTCGGATATTGGAGCCGCCATTGCTGAGAAGCTGGCTCTGTGCAATGCGAAGGTCGCCATGTTTGATACAAATTTGGAGAAGTTGgacaatttgaaagaaaaattcgAGCAGGCTGGAGCTACCCAAGTGCTTGCTATGAAGGTTGACGTTACTAGCACAATTGAG gTCAGAAATGCagttaaaattattgaaaagtgttGGGGTCCAGTGGAAATTCTAGTGGACAATGGCAACTGCATGTATTATCAGGTGATGAAGAACTGCGACGTTGCCAAGTGGTGCAAGATGGAAGATGTGAATGGCAAGGGATCGCTCAATTGTCTGGCAGCTGTTGTTGGAGGCATGGCTGAGAGGAAAAGTGGCCGCATTGTCAATATCACATCAGATGCTGGCAAAGTT GTGAtggaaaaatttgatttttctagTAGTGTGGAGACTCTGAACCCATCAGATGTGGCTAATGCAGTGGTATCTGCCCTCAAGCAGccattttcatgttcaatattGAAGTAA
- the LOC111052037 gene encoding polyketide synthase HetM-like isoform X1 gives MVGCGEDSDMFAHVDRLQSGYGQTKWLAEQLVLRAAKSGLPCVVYRFGNLSGSTKSWNPSDFTLHMIQGVIRTGAVPDIKWKIEMTPIDFVQEMFVELFLDLDNSMGKIYHFVNEDQLPCEELWKLMERRGYNLKSLPYNDWAKQVHANEDLKPLSHLLQSLVKNENYFTNLASFKKERLNCFIEKRKVTYPVADAELYSKYLDHLHQLGCIPVAANSPSKSEASAEIDTDLSGKIVLVSEASSDIGAAIAEKLALCNAKVAMFDTNLDKLNNLKEKFEQAGATQVLAMKVDVTSIIEVKNAVGIIERLWGPVEILVDNGNCMYYQVMKNCDVAKWCKMEDVNGKGSLNCLAAVVGGMAERKSGRIVNITSDAGKVVMEKFDFSSSVETLNPSDVANAVLSALKQPFSCSILK, from the exons ATGGTGGGTTGCGGTGAGGACAGTGACATGTTTGCACATGTGGATCGTCTTCAAAGTGGTTACGGCCAAACTAAATGGCTGGCCGAGCAACTTGTGTTGCGCGCTGCTAAATCTGGATTGCCATGTGTTGTTTACAG ATTTGGCAATCTATCAGGCAGTACTAAGAGTTGGAATCCGTCAGATTTCACTCTGCACATGATCCAGGGTGTCATCAGAACTGGGGCAGTGCCTGACATCAAATGGAAG attgaaatgacgCCAATTGATTTTGTGCAAGAAATGTTTGTGGAGTTGTTTTTGGATCTGGATAACTCAATGGGGAAAATCTACCATTTTGTGAATGAGGACCAGCTTCCATGCGA GGAATTGTGGAAACTAATGGAGAGAAGGGGCTACAATTTGAAATCACTGCCTTACAACGACTGGGCCAAACAAGTGCATGCCAACGAAGACTTGAAACCTCTGTCACATCTACTTCAATCCCTGGTCAA GAATGAAAATTACttcaccaatttggcttcatTCAAAAAAGAGAGACTGAACTGTTTCATTGAAAAGAGAAAGGTGACATACCCGGTAGCCGATGCTGAGCTCTATAGCAAATACCTTGACCATCTCCACCAATTGGGATGCATTCCTGTGGCCGCTAATAGTCCCAGTAAGTCAG AAGCAAGTGCAGAGATTGACACAGATCTGAGCGGTAAGATAGTTTTGGTGAGTGAAGCTTCCTCGGATATTGGAGCCGCCATTGCTGAGAAGCTGGCTCTATGCAATGCAAAGGTCGCCATGTTTGATACAAATTTGGATaaattgaacaatttgaaagaaaaattcgAGCAGGCTGGAGCTACCCAAGTGCTTGCTATGAAGGTTGACGTCACTAGCATAATTGAG GTGAAAAATGCAGTCGGGATTATTGAAAGGTTGTGGGGTCCAGTGGAAATTCTAGTGGACAATGGCAACTGCATGTATTATCAGGTGATGAAGAACTGCGACGTTGCCAAGTGGTGCAAGATGGAAGATGTGAATGGCAAGGGATCGCTCAATTGTCTGGCAGCTGTTGTTGGAGGCATGGCTGAGAGGAAAAGTGGCCGCATTGTCAATATCACATCAGATGCTGGCAAAGTT GTGAtggaaaaatttgatttttctagTAGTGTGGAGACTCTGAACCCATCAGATGTGGCTAATGCAGTGTTATCTGCCCTCAAGCAGccattttcatgttcaatattGAAGTAA
- the LOC111052037 gene encoding polyketide synthase HetM-like isoform X2 — MVGCGEDSDMFAHVDRLQSGYGQTKWLAEQLVLRAAKSGLPCVVYRFGNLSGSTKSWNPSDFTLHMIQGVIRTGAVPDIKWKIEMTPIDFVQEMFVELFLDLDNSMGKIYHFVNEDQLPCEELWKLMERRGYNLKSLPYNDWAKQVHANEDLKPLSHLLQSLVKNENYFTNLASFKKERLNCFIEKRKVTYPVADAELYSKYLDHLHQLGCIPVAANSPKASAEIDTDLSGKIVLVSEASSDIGAAIAEKLALCNAKVAMFDTNLDKLNNLKEKFEQAGATQVLAMKVDVTSIIEVKNAVGIIERLWGPVEILVDNGNCMYYQVMKNCDVAKWCKMEDVNGKGSLNCLAAVVGGMAERKSGRIVNITSDAGKVVMEKFDFSSSVETLNPSDVANAVLSALKQPFSCSILK; from the exons ATGGTGGGTTGCGGTGAGGACAGTGACATGTTTGCACATGTGGATCGTCTTCAAAGTGGTTACGGCCAAACTAAATGGCTGGCCGAGCAACTTGTGTTGCGCGCTGCTAAATCTGGATTGCCATGTGTTGTTTACAG ATTTGGCAATCTATCAGGCAGTACTAAGAGTTGGAATCCGTCAGATTTCACTCTGCACATGATCCAGGGTGTCATCAGAACTGGGGCAGTGCCTGACATCAAATGGAAG attgaaatgacgCCAATTGATTTTGTGCAAGAAATGTTTGTGGAGTTGTTTTTGGATCTGGATAACTCAATGGGGAAAATCTACCATTTTGTGAATGAGGACCAGCTTCCATGCGA GGAATTGTGGAAACTAATGGAGAGAAGGGGCTACAATTTGAAATCACTGCCTTACAACGACTGGGCCAAACAAGTGCATGCCAACGAAGACTTGAAACCTCTGTCACATCTACTTCAATCCCTGGTCAA GAATGAAAATTACttcaccaatttggcttcatTCAAAAAAGAGAGACTGAACTGTTTCATTGAAAAGAGAAAGGTGACATACCCGGTAGCCGATGCTGAGCTCTATAGCAAATACCTTGACCATCTCCACCAATTGGGATGCATTCCTGTGGCCGCTAATAGTCCCA AAGCAAGTGCAGAGATTGACACAGATCTGAGCGGTAAGATAGTTTTGGTGAGTGAAGCTTCCTCGGATATTGGAGCCGCCATTGCTGAGAAGCTGGCTCTATGCAATGCAAAGGTCGCCATGTTTGATACAAATTTGGATaaattgaacaatttgaaagaaaaattcgAGCAGGCTGGAGCTACCCAAGTGCTTGCTATGAAGGTTGACGTCACTAGCATAATTGAG GTGAAAAATGCAGTCGGGATTATTGAAAGGTTGTGGGGTCCAGTGGAAATTCTAGTGGACAATGGCAACTGCATGTATTATCAGGTGATGAAGAACTGCGACGTTGCCAAGTGGTGCAAGATGGAAGATGTGAATGGCAAGGGATCGCTCAATTGTCTGGCAGCTGTTGTTGGAGGCATGGCTGAGAGGAAAAGTGGCCGCATTGTCAATATCACATCAGATGCTGGCAAAGTT GTGAtggaaaaatttgatttttctagTAGTGTGGAGACTCTGAACCCATCAGATGTGGCTAATGCAGTGTTATCTGCCCTCAAGCAGccattttcatgttcaatattGAAGTAA
- the LOC111051611 gene encoding uncharacterized protein LOC111051611 isoform X1, giving the protein MECAFFRFGNLSGSTKVASCNPSDFTLYMIQGVIRTGAVPDIKWKIEMTPIDFVQEMFVELFLDLDNSMGKIYHFVNEDQLPCEELWKLMERRGYNLKSLPYNDWAKQVHANEDLKPLSHLLHSLVKNENYFTNLASFKKERLNCFIEKRKVTYPVADAELYSKYLDHLHQLGCIPVAANSPSKSEASAEIDTDLSGKIVLVSEASSDIGAAIAEKLALCNAKVAMFDTNLEKLDNLKEKFEQAGATQVLAMKVDVTSTIEVRNAVKIIEKCWGPVEILVDNGNCMYYQVMKNCDVAKWCKMEDVNGKGSLNCLAAVVGGMAERKSGRIVNITSDAGKVVMEKFDFSSSVETLNPSDVANAVVSALKQPFSCSILK; this is encoded by the exons atggaaTGTGCATTTTTCAGATTTGGCAATCTATCAGGCAGTACTAAGGTAGCCAGTTGTAATCCGTCAGATTTCACTCTGTACATGATCCAGGGTGTCATCAGAACTGGGGCAGTGCCTGACATCAAATGGAAG attgaaatgacgCCAATTGATTTTGTACAAGAAATGTTTGTGGAGTTGTTTTTGGATCTGGATAACTCAATGGGAAAAATCTACCATTTTGTGAATGAGGACCAGCTTCCATGCGA GGAATTGTGGAAACTAATGGAGAGAAGGGGCTACAATTTGAAATCACTGCCTTACAACGACTGGGCCAAACAAGTGCATGCCAACGAAGACTTGAAACCTCTGTCACATCTACTTCATTCCCTGGTCAA GAATGAAAATTACttcaccaatttggcttcatTCAAAAAAGAGAGACTGAACTGTTTCATTGAAAAGAGAAAGGTGACATACCCGGTAGCCGATGCTGAGCTCTATAGCAAATACCTTGACCATCTCCACCAATTGGGATGCATTCCTGTGGCCGCTAATAGTCCCAGTAAGTCAG AAGCTAGTGCAGAGATTGACACAGATCTGAGCGGTAAGATAGTTTTGGTGAGTGAAGCTTCCTCGGATATTGGAGCCGCCATTGCTGAGAAGCTGGCTCTGTGCAATGCGAAGGTCGCCATGTTTGATACAAATTTGGAGAAGTTGgacaatttgaaagaaaaattcgAGCAGGCTGGAGCTACCCAAGTGCTTGCTATGAAGGTTGACGTTACTAGCACAATTGAG gTCAGAAATGCagttaaaattattgaaaagtgttGGGGTCCAGTGGAAATTCTAGTGGACAATGGCAACTGCATGTATTATCAGGTGATGAAGAACTGCGACGTTGCCAAGTGGTGCAAGATGGAAGATGTGAATGGCAAGGGATCGCTCAATTGTCTGGCAGCTGTTGTTGGAGGCATGGCTGAGAGGAAAAGTGGCCGCATTGTCAATATCACATCAGATGCTGGCAAAGTT GTGAtggaaaaatttgatttttctagTAGTGTGGAGACTCTGAACCCATCAGATGTGGCTAATGCAGTGGTATCTGCCCTCAAGCAGccattttcatgttcaatattGAAGTAA
- the LOC120352535 gene encoding uncharacterized oxidoreductase SSP0419-like: protein MYYQVMKNGDVAKWCKMEDVNGKGSLNCLAAVVGGMAERKSGRIVNITSDAGKVVMEKFDFSSSVETLNPSDVANAVLSALKQPFSCSILK, encoded by the exons ATGTATTATCAGGTGATGAAGAACGGCGACGTTGCCAAGTGGTGCAAGATGGAAGATGTGAATGGCAAGGGATCGCTCAATTGTCTGGCAGCTGTTGTTGGAGGCATGGCTGAGAGGAAAAGTGGCCGCATTGTCAATATCACATCAGATGCTGGCAAAGTT GTGAtggaaaaatttgatttttctagTAGTGTGGAGACTCTGAACCCATCAGATGTGGCTAATGCAGTGTTATCTGCCCTCAAGCAGccattttcatgttcaatattGAAGTAA
- the LOC111051611 gene encoding uncharacterized protein LOC111051611 isoform X2 produces the protein MECAFFRFGNLSGSTKVASWNPSDFTLYMIQGVIRTGAVPDIKWKIEMTPIDFVQEMFVELFLDLDNSMGKIYHFVNEDQLPCEELWKLMERRGYNLKSLPYNDWAKQVHANEDLKPLSHLLHSLVKNENYFTNLASFKKERLNCFIEKRKVTYPVADAELYSKYLDHLHQLGCIPVAANSPSKSEASAEIDTDLSGKIVLVSEASSDIGAAIAEKLALCNAKVAMFDTNLEKLDNLKEKFEQAGATQVLAMKVDVTSTIEVRNAVKIIEKCWGPVEILVDNGNCMYYQVMKNCDVAKWCKMEDVNGKGSLNCLAAVVGGMAERKSGRIVNITSDAGKVVMEKFDFSSSVETLNPSDVANAVVSALKQPFSCSILK, from the exons ATGGAATGTGCATTTTTCAGATTTGGCAATCTATCAGGCAGTACTAAGGTAGCCAGTTGGAATCCGTCAGATTTCACTCTGTACATGATCCAGGGTGTCATCAGAACTGGGGCAGTGCCTGACATTAAATGGAAG attgaaatgacgCCAATTGATTTTGTACAAGAAATGTTTGTGGAGTTGTTTTTGGATCTGGATAACTCAATGGGAAAAATCTACCATTTTGTGAATGAGGACCAGCTTCCATGCGA GGAATTGTGGAAACTAATGGAGAGAAGGGGCTACAATTTGAAATCACTGCCTTACAACGACTGGGCCAAACAAGTGCATGCCAACGAAGACTTGAAACCTCTGTCACATCTACTTCATTCCCTGGTCAA GAATGAAAATTACttcaccaatttggcttcatTCAAAAAAGAGAGACTGAACTGTTTCATTGAAAAGAGAAAGGTGACATACCCGGTAGCCGATGCTGAGCTCTATAGCAAATACCTTGACCATCTCCACCAATTGGGATGCATTCCTGTGGCCGCTAATAGTCCCAGTAAGTCAG AAGCTAGTGCAGAGATTGACACAGATCTGAGCGGTAAGATAGTTTTGGTGAGTGAAGCTTCCTCGGATATTGGAGCCGCCATTGCTGAGAAGCTGGCTCTGTGCAATGCGAAGGTCGCCATGTTTGATACAAATTTGGAGAAGTTGgacaatttgaaagaaaaattcgAGCAGGCTGGAGCTACCCAAGTGCTTGCTATGAAGGTTGACGTTACTAGCACAATTGAG gTCAGAAATGCagttaaaattattgaaaagtgttGGGGTCCAGTGGAAATTCTAGTGGACAATGGCAACTGCATGTATTATCAGGTGATGAAGAACTGCGACGTTGCCAAGTGGTGCAAGATGGAAGATGTGAATGGCAAGGGATCGCTCAATTGTCTGGCAGCTGTTGTTGGAGGCATGGCTGAGAGGAAAAGTGGCCGCATTGTCAATATCACATCAGATGCTGGCAAAGTT GTGAtggaaaaatttgatttttctagTAGTGTGGAGACTCTGAACCCATCAGATGTGGCTAATGCAGTGGTATCTGCCCTCAAGCAGccattttcatgttcaatattGAAGTAA